A part of Vicia villosa cultivar HV-30 ecotype Madison, WI unplaced genomic scaffold, Vvil1.0 ctg.003998F_1_1, whole genome shotgun sequence genomic DNA contains:
- the LOC131641725 gene encoding serine/threonine-protein kinase MPS1-like isoform X2, producing the protein MDGKSNLPIKPDSSSPSFVRNFQAALKRHRPIATGQSNIIRPRRTILVKPQDSLTQRNNDSEASTVGNPSQDANVDSKVAKEMEYVEGNQHEGSSGFTNDDSKQSKIQEAGPDGGVSCSMLPRRGAVTRDNLHQFRNFLSQPATQSSVVGPSCATTTSVNSTSAPMMNSTTRLNMESGPSVAADPLGKAERVMESANIDTGVEKANKLSVDKATTVVQTFDSCADSELAFKGSEQSKEQPECMLKETHFSKYASSDGDKLIKGKEPADVISVQSQAPAPKTSSLDVKSEYSKLEKREKAASSKGSSVAKKRTYDPDLFFKVNGKLYQRLGKIGSGGSSEVHKVISSDCNIFALKKIKLRGRDYATAYGFCQEIEYLNRLKGKDNIIQLIDYEVTDKALLEEVMKGSLCIKDGRVKDDGYIYMVLEYGEIDLAHMLSQQWKKLGESNEIIDENWLRFYWQQILQAVNTIHEERIVHSDLKPANFLLVKGSLKLIDFGIAKAIMSDTTNIQRESQVGTLSYMSPEAFMCNETDANGNVIKCGRPSDIWSLGCILYQMVYGRTPFSEYKTFWAKFKVITDPKHEITYEPLSNPWLVDLMKRCLAWDRNQRWRIPQLLQHPFLAPHVLPHPSLSQDHSCKFVQLVAEPCAYDPEASQLCHQLQRILVDPLESVNHSLNSREQQRTLLSKLSELCIQLRERLMGTDIP; encoded by the exons ATGGATGGGAAGTCTAACCTTCCGATCAAGCCAGATTCTTCTTCCCCGAGCTTCGTCCGCAACTTTCAGGCCGCCCTGAAGCGCCACCGTCCCATCG CTACAGGGCAATCCAATATCATTAGGCCAAGACGCACTATTCTTGTTAAACCACAGGATTCACTCACACAAAGAAACAACGATTCTGAAGCTAGCACTGTTGGTAACCCTTCTCAAGATGCAAATGTTGACAGCAAAGTTGCTAAag AAATGGAATATGTTGAAGGCAACCAACATGAAGGTTCGAGTGGATTCACCAATGATGATTCAAAGCAATCGAAAATTCAGGAGGCTGGGCCTGATGGAGGAGTAAGTTGCTCCATGTTGCCGAGAAGAGGTGCGGTTACACGGGATAATTTGCACCAGTTCAGAAACTTTCTTAGTCAGCCAGCAACACAGTCTTCGGTGGTTGGACCTTCGTGTGCCACAACTACCTCGGTCAATTCAACTTCAGCTCCTATGATGAATTCAACTACCCGTTTGAATATGGAAAGTGGCCCTAGTGTAGCAGCCGATCCTTTGGGGAAAGCCGAAAGAGTTATGGAATCAGCAAATATAGACACAGGTGTTGAAAAAGCGAATAAATTATCAGTTGATAAGGCTACAACTGTGGTGCAAACATTTGATTCTTGTGCCGACTCTGAGTTGGCATTTAAAGGGAGTGAGCAATCTAAGGAGCAACCAGAATGCATGTTAAAAGAAACTCACTTTTCAAAATATGCTTCTTCTGATGGTGACAAGTTGATCAAAGGGAAAGAGCCTGCAGATGTTATCAGCGTACAGTCTCAGGCACCGGCGCCCAAAACATCATCTTTGGACGTGAAGTCTGAATATTCTAAGTTAGAAAAACGAGAGAAGGCTGCAAGTAGTAAAGGTTCCTCAGTCGCTAAGAAAAGGACTTATGACCCAGATTTATTTTTCAAGGTCAATGGCAAGCTTTATCAACGTCTTGGCAAGAtaggaagtggaggaagtagTGAGGTTCACAAGGTGATTTCATCAGATTGTAATATATTTGCACTTAAGAAGATCAAACTCAGGGGTCGTGATTATGCTACTGCATATGGATTTTGTCAAGAGATTGAGTATCTTAATAGGCTGAAAGGAAAGGACAATATTATACAGCTTATAGATTATGAG GTGACTGACAAGGCTTTGCtcgaagaagttatgaaaggCTCTCTTTGTATTAAGGATGGCCGGGTCAAAGATGATGGATATATATACATGGTTCTTGAATACGGTGAAATTGATTTAGCTCACATGTTGTCACAGCAGTGGAAGAAGCTGGGTGAATCAAACGAGATCATAGATGAAAATTGGCTCCGATTTTATTGGCAG CAAATTCTTCAAGCTGTCAATACAATTCACGAGGAACGTATTGTGCACTCTGACTTGAAGCCTGCTAACTTCCTCCTCGTCAAAGGTTCCCTAAAATTAATTGATTTCGGTATCGCCAAAGCAATAATGAGCGATACTACTAATATCCAACGGGAATCACAG GTGGGTACTCTGAGTTACATGTCTCCAGAAGCATTTATGTGTAATGAGACTGATGCGAACGGAAACGTCATCAAGTGTGGTCGGCCATCAGATATCTGGTCTTTGGGGTGCATCCTTTATCAAATGGTATATGGGAGAAcccctttttcagaatacaagACATTTTGGGCCAAATTTAAAGTTATTACAGATCCCAAACATGAAATCACCTATGAACCACTTTCAAATCCATGGTTAGTGGATCTCATGAAGAGGTGTTTAGCATGGGATCGCAATCAAAGGTGGAGAATTCCTCAGTTACTCCAACATCCTTTTCTTGCACCTCATGTACTACCTCATCCATCTTTGTCCCAAGACCATAGCTGTAAATTTGTACAACTTGTTGCTGAACCTTGTGCATATGACCCTGAAGCATCCCAACTTTGTCATCAACTCCAACGTATACTGGTTGATCCACTTGAGTCAGTGAATCACTCACTAAACTCAAGAGAACAACAAAGAACACTGTTGTCCAAACTGTCTGAACTCTGTATTCAGCTGCGGGAGCGTTTGATGGGTACTGATATTCCGTAG
- the LOC131641726 gene encoding histone-lysine N-methyltransferase ASHR1-like — protein sequence MEELHKALKDHSLTVSSAHGKGRSLFTTRDFYPGEVIISQEPYVCVSTHKRCDGCFRTTNLSKCSRCQVVWYCGTSCQKSEWKLHRLECEALSRLDSHKRKSVTPSIRLMLKLYLRRKLQDEKIIPSTAMDNYKLVEALVAHMSDITEEQLVLYAQMANLVHLILQWPEINIKEIAEIFSKFACNAHTICDSELRPLGTGLYPVVSIINHSCLPNSVLVFEGRMASVHALQHLPKGTEVLISYIETAGSTVTRQKALKEQYLFTCVCPLCSKVGQYDDVRKNAILEGYRCKNETCDGFLLRTTDGKAFQCQECGLIRDKEEIKKIATEIKSLSEEASKPSSSADYEEAISIYKMIEKLQTKLYHPFSIYLMQTRETILKSLMKLERWREALAYCKLTIPIYQRVYPAVHPLLGLQYYTCGKLEWYLEDTEEAVISLTKAMDILRITHGTNTPFVKELLMMLEEARAELTNKSSSK from the exons ATGGAGGAATTGCATAAAGCCCTAAAGGATCATAGTTTAACCGTTTCCAGCGCTCATGGAAAGGGTCGTTCTCTCTTCACTACTAGGGATTTCTACCCAG GAGAAGTGATTATTAGTCAAGAGCCTTATGTTTGTGTATCAACTCATAAAAGGTGTGATGGTTGTTTCAGAACAACTAACCTTAGCAAGTGTTCACGTTGTCAAGTTGTTTGGTATTGTGGAACATCGTGTCAG AAATCGGAGTGGAAGTTGCATCGTCTTGAATGTGAAGCCCTCTCAAGGCTAGACAGCCACAAGAGAAAATCTGTTACACCGTCGATAAGGTTGATGCTCAAACTTTATCTTCGAAGGAAGTTGCAAGATGAGAAG ATCATTCCAAGCACTGCAATGGACAACTACAAGCTAGTGGAGGCCTTAGTGGCTC ACATGTCTGACATTACAGAGGAGCAGCTGGTGTTGTATGCACAGATGGCTAATCTTGTACACTTAATACTACAATGGCCTGAAATCAATATTAAAGAGATCGCAGAAATTTTTTCCAAG TTTGCATGTAATGCACATACCATTTGTGACAGTGAGTTGAGACCTTTGGGAACTGGACTGTATCCTGTTGTTTCCATTATCAATCACAG CTGCTTGCCCAATTCAGTTTTGGTTTTTGAGGGAAGGATGGCATCGGTACATGCTTTGCAGCACTTACCCAAGGGGACTGAG GTATTGATAAGTTATATAGAGACAGCGGGAAGCACTGTGACTCGACAGAAGGCTCTCAAAGAGCAGTACCTATTCACTTGTGTTTGTCCTCTATGCTCTAAAGTG GGTCAGTACGATGATGTTCGAAAAAATGCAATTCTAGAAGGATACAGATGCAAAAATGAAACATGTGATGGTTTCTTGCTCCGTACAACTG ATGGAAAAGCATTCCAATGCCAAGAATGTGGGTTAATTAGGGACAaggaagaaataaagaaaattgcaACTGAAATAAAATCGCTATCAGAAGAAGCTTCTAAGCCTTCTTCTAGTGCCG ATTATGAAGAAGCTATATCTATATATAAAATGATTGAGAAACTGCAAACAAAACTATATCATCCTTTCTCAATCTACTTGATGCAAACACGAGAGACGATTTTGAAG TCATTAATGAAGCTGGAACGTTGGAGAGAAGCTTTAGCATATTGCAAACTGACCATACCAATCTATCAAA GAGTCTATCCAGCTGTTCACCCTCTACTTGGCTTGCAATATTATACTTGTGGAAAACTTGAATG GTATCTTGAAGACACAGAGGAAGCTGTTATATCATTGACTAAGGCCATGGATATACTAAGGATTACTCATGGTACAAATACTCCATTTGTTAAGGAACTTTTAATGATGTTGGAGGAAGCCCGTGCAGAATTAACGAACAAATCGTCTTCCAAATAG
- the LOC131641725 gene encoding serine/threonine-protein kinase MPS1-like isoform X1 — protein MDGKSNLPIKPDSSSPSFVRNFQAALKRHRPIATGQSNIIRPRRTILVKPQDSLTQRNNDSEASTVGNPSQDANVDSKVAKGANDEKAIELESLSSYMSSLGFTEMEYVEGNQHEGSSGFTNDDSKQSKIQEAGPDGGVSCSMLPRRGAVTRDNLHQFRNFLSQPATQSSVVGPSCATTTSVNSTSAPMMNSTTRLNMESGPSVAADPLGKAERVMESANIDTGVEKANKLSVDKATTVVQTFDSCADSELAFKGSEQSKEQPECMLKETHFSKYASSDGDKLIKGKEPADVISVQSQAPAPKTSSLDVKSEYSKLEKREKAASSKGSSVAKKRTYDPDLFFKVNGKLYQRLGKIGSGGSSEVHKVISSDCNIFALKKIKLRGRDYATAYGFCQEIEYLNRLKGKDNIIQLIDYEVTDKALLEEVMKGSLCIKDGRVKDDGYIYMVLEYGEIDLAHMLSQQWKKLGESNEIIDENWLRFYWQQILQAVNTIHEERIVHSDLKPANFLLVKGSLKLIDFGIAKAIMSDTTNIQRESQVGTLSYMSPEAFMCNETDANGNVIKCGRPSDIWSLGCILYQMVYGRTPFSEYKTFWAKFKVITDPKHEITYEPLSNPWLVDLMKRCLAWDRNQRWRIPQLLQHPFLAPHVLPHPSLSQDHSCKFVQLVAEPCAYDPEASQLCHQLQRILVDPLESVNHSLNSREQQRTLLSKLSELCIQLRERLMGTDIP, from the exons ATGGATGGGAAGTCTAACCTTCCGATCAAGCCAGATTCTTCTTCCCCGAGCTTCGTCCGCAACTTTCAGGCCGCCCTGAAGCGCCACCGTCCCATCG CTACAGGGCAATCCAATATCATTAGGCCAAGACGCACTATTCTTGTTAAACCACAGGATTCACTCACACAAAGAAACAACGATTCTGAAGCTAGCACTGTTGGTAACCCTTCTCAAGATGCAAATGTTGACAGCAAAGTTGCTAAag GGGCCAATGATGAAAAGGCCATTGAGTTGGAGAGTTTGTCTTCTTATATGAGTTCACTTGGATTCACAGAAATGGAATATGTTGAAGGCAACCAACATGAAGGTTCGAGTGGATTCACCAATGATGATTCAAAGCAATCGAAAATTCAGGAGGCTGGGCCTGATGGAGGAGTAAGTTGCTCCATGTTGCCGAGAAGAGGTGCGGTTACACGGGATAATTTGCACCAGTTCAGAAACTTTCTTAGTCAGCCAGCAACACAGTCTTCGGTGGTTGGACCTTCGTGTGCCACAACTACCTCGGTCAATTCAACTTCAGCTCCTATGATGAATTCAACTACCCGTTTGAATATGGAAAGTGGCCCTAGTGTAGCAGCCGATCCTTTGGGGAAAGCCGAAAGAGTTATGGAATCAGCAAATATAGACACAGGTGTTGAAAAAGCGAATAAATTATCAGTTGATAAGGCTACAACTGTGGTGCAAACATTTGATTCTTGTGCCGACTCTGAGTTGGCATTTAAAGGGAGTGAGCAATCTAAGGAGCAACCAGAATGCATGTTAAAAGAAACTCACTTTTCAAAATATGCTTCTTCTGATGGTGACAAGTTGATCAAAGGGAAAGAGCCTGCAGATGTTATCAGCGTACAGTCTCAGGCACCGGCGCCCAAAACATCATCTTTGGACGTGAAGTCTGAATATTCTAAGTTAGAAAAACGAGAGAAGGCTGCAAGTAGTAAAGGTTCCTCAGTCGCTAAGAAAAGGACTTATGACCCAGATTTATTTTTCAAGGTCAATGGCAAGCTTTATCAACGTCTTGGCAAGAtaggaagtggaggaagtagTGAGGTTCACAAGGTGATTTCATCAGATTGTAATATATTTGCACTTAAGAAGATCAAACTCAGGGGTCGTGATTATGCTACTGCATATGGATTTTGTCAAGAGATTGAGTATCTTAATAGGCTGAAAGGAAAGGACAATATTATACAGCTTATAGATTATGAG GTGACTGACAAGGCTTTGCtcgaagaagttatgaaaggCTCTCTTTGTATTAAGGATGGCCGGGTCAAAGATGATGGATATATATACATGGTTCTTGAATACGGTGAAATTGATTTAGCTCACATGTTGTCACAGCAGTGGAAGAAGCTGGGTGAATCAAACGAGATCATAGATGAAAATTGGCTCCGATTTTATTGGCAG CAAATTCTTCAAGCTGTCAATACAATTCACGAGGAACGTATTGTGCACTCTGACTTGAAGCCTGCTAACTTCCTCCTCGTCAAAGGTTCCCTAAAATTAATTGATTTCGGTATCGCCAAAGCAATAATGAGCGATACTACTAATATCCAACGGGAATCACAG GTGGGTACTCTGAGTTACATGTCTCCAGAAGCATTTATGTGTAATGAGACTGATGCGAACGGAAACGTCATCAAGTGTGGTCGGCCATCAGATATCTGGTCTTTGGGGTGCATCCTTTATCAAATGGTATATGGGAGAAcccctttttcagaatacaagACATTTTGGGCCAAATTTAAAGTTATTACAGATCCCAAACATGAAATCACCTATGAACCACTTTCAAATCCATGGTTAGTGGATCTCATGAAGAGGTGTTTAGCATGGGATCGCAATCAAAGGTGGAGAATTCCTCAGTTACTCCAACATCCTTTTCTTGCACCTCATGTACTACCTCATCCATCTTTGTCCCAAGACCATAGCTGTAAATTTGTACAACTTGTTGCTGAACCTTGTGCATATGACCCTGAAGCATCCCAACTTTGTCATCAACTCCAACGTATACTGGTTGATCCACTTGAGTCAGTGAATCACTCACTAAACTCAAGAGAACAACAAAGAACACTGTTGTCCAAACTGTCTGAACTCTGTATTCAGCTGCGGGAGCGTTTGATGGGTACTGATATTCCGTAG
- the LOC131641727 gene encoding biotin--protein ligase 2-like codes for MVLQNPASTASLLFATTRRIFMASSALDYSLLVLCGKSLAENETAIAIKTNNTLKLPDKGDLSIVLHSEFNKTVVQQHSFKFSSYVNSLSTNQFGRFLIWSPMLSSTHDVVSHNFCELPIGTVCVADIQNKGRGRSKNVWESPLGCLMFSFTLQMEDGRVVPLVQYVVSLAITEAIKDICDTNGLPCIDVKIKWPNDLYLNGFKVGGILCTSTYKSKKFNISAGIGLNVNNEKPTTSLNSVLRELSVGAYQFQREDVLAAFFNKFEKFFDLFTNQGFQTLEELYYKTWLHSGQRVIVQEKNEDKVVEHVVTIQGLTSSGYLLAVGDDNQMCELHPDGNSFDFLKGLVRRKLE; via the exons ATGGTGTTACAGAACCCTGCATCAACAGCTTCGTTGTTATTCGCCACCACAAGAAGGATTTTCATGGCATCCTCAG CTCTAGACTACAGTTTGCTGGTTCTTTGTGGAAAATCACTCGCAGAGAATGAAACTGCTATAGCCATTAAGACCAATAACACTCTCAAGCTTCCTGATAAGGGAGACTTATCCATTGTTTTGCATTCAGAATTCAATAAAACTGTTGTGCAACAACACTCCTTCAAATTTAGTTCCTATGTCAATTCTCTCTCCACCAATCAATTTGGCAGGTTTCTCATATGGTCTCCAATGTTATCTTCAACACATGATGTTGTGTCACA TAACTTTTGTGAGCTTCCGATTGGGACTGTATGTGTTGCTGATATTCAGAACAAAGGACGAG GTCGGTCGAAGAATGTTTGGGAGTCACCATTAGGTTGCCTCATGTTTTCTTTTACTCTGCAAATGGAGGATGGACGGGTCGTTCCTTTAGTTCAGTATGTGGTTTCCCTGGCTATCACAGAGGCAATCAAGGATATCTGTGACACTAAT GGATTACCGTGCATTGATGTCAAAATCAAGTGGCCAAATGATCTATACTTAAATGGATTTAAAGTTGGAGGCATTCTTTGCACCTCAACATATAAATCAAAGAAGTTCAATATCAGTGCAG GGATAGGATTGAATGTAAATAATGAAAAACCAACAACTTCCTTGAATTCAGTTCTAAGAGAATTGTCTGTGGGAGCTTACCAATTTCAAAGAGAAGATGTTCTGGCAGCCTTTTTTAACAAATTTGAGAAGTTTTTTGATCTATTTACGAATCAAG GATTTCAAACCCTAGAAGAACTATATTACAAGACATGGTTGCACAG TGGGCAAAGAGTTATTGTACAAGAAAAGAACGAGGACAAAGTCGTTGAACATGTGGTAACTATTCAG GGTTTAACGTCCTCAGGATACTTGTTGGCCGTCGGTGATGACAATCAAATGTGTGAGCTCCACCCTGATGGTAATAG CTTTGACTTTCTCAAAGGACTAGTCAGAAGGAAGCTTGAGTGA